One part of the Humulus lupulus chromosome 9, drHumLupu1.1, whole genome shotgun sequence genome encodes these proteins:
- the LOC133801602 gene encoding GDSL esterase/lipase At5g45960, which translates to MVNYLINNKHLQLLETLLLIFVQNPSTTIRFISQAQALNNPNGGPTTAASAVLVFGDSTVDPGNNNYVSTLFKSNFPPYGRDFAGKKPTGRFSNGRLTTDFLASYVGLKDYVPPYLDPSLSTEELMTGVSFASAGSGYDPLTPKVGNVIPMLKQLEYFKEYKKRLESTIGKERTENHINKAIFVISAGTNDFIVNYFNIPVRRKIYTTVSSYEMFLMEHVKTFLQDLWGEGARRIIVGGIPPMGCLPGVITLNSPNEIQPRGCIDKYSSVARDYNKLLQNELHSMQSSLAIFGARIAYVDLYGPLMNLIQGHTKFGLEELYKGCCGTGYLEVTFLCNPLSYVCPDANKYMFWDSIHPTEKTYNYVFNTLIHPILDFLLKP; encoded by the exons ATGGTAAACTATCTAATCAACAATAAACATCTCCAACTACTAGAAACACTTCTCCTCATCTTTGTTCAAAACCCCAGCACCACCATACGGTTCATTTCCCAAGCTCAAGCTCTAAACAACCCAAATGGCGGTCCAACCACCGCAGCTTCCGCCGTCCTCGTCTTCGGCGACTCCACGGTGGATCCCGGAAACAATAACTACGTGTCTACTCTTTTCAAGAGCAATTTTCCACCCTACGGCAGAGATTTCGCCGGTAAAAAGCCCACCGGAAGGTTTTCCAATGGCCGTCTCACCACCGACTTTTTAG CTTCGTACGTCGGTCTCAAAGATTATGTGCCTCCATATTTGGATCCGAGCCTAAGCACAGAAGAGTTGATGACCGGAGTGAGCTTTGCCTCGGCTGGAAGTGGTTATGACCCACTTACACCAAAAGTTGGT AATGTAATTCCCATGTTAAAGCAATTGGAGTACTTTAAAGAGTACAAGAAAAGGCTTGAATCAACCATTGGGAAGGAAAGAACAGAAAATCACATCAACAAGGCTATTTTCGTCATTAGCGCCGGAACAAATGACTTCATTGTAAACTACTTCAACATACCAGTTCGAAGAAAAATCTACACTACTGTCTCTAGCTATGAAATGTTTTTGATGGAGCATGTTAAAACTTTCTTACAg gaTTTATGGGGGGAAGGAGCTAGAAGGATAATAGTAGGTGGGATTCCTCCAATGGGGTGCTTGCCAGGTGTCATAACATTAAATTCACCCAATGAGATTCAGCCACGTGGATGCATCGACAAGTACAGCTCCGTAGCCAGAGATTACAATAAACTTCTCCAAAATGAATTGCATTCCATGCAGAGTAGCTTGGCAATTTTCGGTGCTAGGATCGCTTACGTGGATTTATATGGACCGCTGATGAACTTGATCCAAGGGCATACAAAATTtg GTTTGGAGGAATTGTATAAGGGATGCTGTGGAACTGGATATCTTGAAGTAACGTTCTTGTGTAACCCACTTTCGTATGTGTGCCCAGATGCAAATAAGTACATGTTTTGGGATTCAATACACCCAACAGAAAAGACATACAACTACGTCTTTAATACCCTCATTCATCCAATTCTTGATTTTCTATTGAAACCATAA